Proteins found in one Leptospira hartskeerlii genomic segment:
- a CDS encoding Mrp/NBP35 family ATP-binding protein, producing MAGKLQPIDIQRELTKIKHPELKKDIVSLGMIGSLEIGEEETSILVKTPSQDRRVQIGLEAQIRQTLSKKEGVGKVKIKFEVDPKMTLDDSNKILGVKKVIAIGSGKGGVGKSTVTVNLASAAAAMGYKVGVMDADIYGPSIGKMFGVNGKVALKAEEDKIYPLEKDGLKIISFSFLIEEKQPVVWRGPMLGKAVEQFLYDIVWGELDFLFIDLPPGTGDVQLSLAQLIDLDGAILVTTPQTVALLDANRAASMFQQVKVPILGVVENMSEFVCPNCGHASAIFSSGGGQKLADSADTKFLGGVPLTMDVMSAGEAGKPLVFQEPDGIIAKSYKNILQNLAEEIKKWE from the coding sequence ATGGCCGGTAAACTCCAACCAATCGATATCCAAAGAGAACTCACAAAAATCAAACATCCAGAGCTAAAAAAAGACATCGTATCTCTCGGGATGATCGGTTCTCTAGAAATCGGAGAAGAAGAAACAAGTATCCTAGTCAAAACACCTAGCCAAGACAGAAGGGTACAAATCGGATTAGAAGCACAGATCCGTCAGACACTTTCTAAAAAAGAAGGAGTCGGAAAAGTAAAGATCAAGTTCGAAGTAGATCCTAAAATGACCTTGGATGATTCCAATAAGATACTCGGGGTCAAAAAGGTAATCGCGATCGGTTCCGGAAAAGGTGGGGTCGGAAAATCCACAGTCACAGTAAACCTTGCATCTGCTGCAGCCGCAATGGGATACAAAGTGGGAGTGATGGATGCGGATATATATGGACCTTCTATCGGAAAAATGTTCGGAGTCAACGGCAAGGTTGCACTCAAAGCAGAAGAAGATAAAATTTATCCATTAGAAAAAGACGGACTGAAGATCATATCCTTCTCCTTTTTAATAGAAGAGAAACAACCAGTAGTATGGCGGGGTCCAATGCTCGGAAAGGCGGTAGAACAATTTCTATATGATATCGTCTGGGGAGAATTAGACTTCTTATTTATAGATCTTCCACCGGGAACAGGAGATGTACAATTATCTCTTGCTCAGCTCATAGATTTAGACGGAGCAATTTTAGTAACCACGCCACAAACAGTAGCACTTTTAGATGCAAATAGAGCCGCATCTATGTTCCAACAAGTCAAAGTACCTATACTAGGTGTTGTGGAAAATATGAGTGAATTTGTGTGTCCAAATTGTGGACATGCTTCTGCGATTTTTTCTAGCGGCGGAGGTCAAAAATTAGCAGATTCTGCCGATACAAAATTCCTGGGAGGGGTCCCACTTACTATGGATGTAATGAGTGCTGGAGAAGCGGGAAAACCGCTGGTTTTTCAAGAACCTGACGGAATTATCGCAAAATCCTATAAAAACATACTCCAAAACCTGGCTGAAGAGATAAAAAAGTGGGAATAA
- a CDS encoding metallophosphoesterase family protein → MKLVHLSDLHFPVALPFMTLKGKMIPGYMNYTFRRMRKYPIFLWDAIVRKVESINPDIIVISGDITNVSHRTEYEESKKILAPVLGDKTFMIPGNHDRYTSIAAGTKGLDLPYYEKFFSPWMGESIPLQKDYLRIKKIGKLALVGWDSNMPLSVLNAYGYVGEEIVHSTLEYLEKEKLDQYILICHHPIWNPPERQESSGHKMKNREEIAELLKKRPPLAYLHGHVHTNWVKYPDPEKPYYVINSASSTRISDKRHQSGFHLMEWNETQINIKRFTFSNEEGEFTETQTISYQEKETNGR, encoded by the coding sequence GTGAAATTGGTCCATTTATCGGACCTGCATTTTCCCGTAGCACTTCCTTTCATGACTTTGAAGGGTAAGATGATCCCGGGATATATGAACTATACCTTTCGGCGTATGAGAAAGTATCCGATTTTTCTCTGGGATGCAATCGTCAGAAAAGTAGAATCGATCAATCCGGATATAATTGTTATCTCAGGAGACATCACAAATGTTTCTCATCGGACAGAATACGAAGAATCCAAAAAGATCCTAGCGCCTGTACTCGGGGACAAAACATTCATGATCCCTGGAAATCATGATCGGTACACGAGTATTGCAGCAGGAACAAAAGGATTAGATCTACCTTATTATGAAAAATTTTTCTCACCTTGGATGGGAGAGAGTATCCCTCTTCAAAAAGATTATCTGCGGATCAAAAAAATAGGAAAACTAGCTCTCGTAGGCTGGGACTCTAATATGCCACTCTCTGTACTGAACGCGTATGGATATGTCGGAGAAGAGATAGTACATTCTACATTGGAATATTTGGAAAAAGAAAAACTGGATCAATATATTCTAATCTGCCATCATCCGATCTGGAATCCTCCGGAACGCCAGGAAAGCTCCGGTCATAAAATGAAAAACAGGGAAGAAATCGCAGAACTTCTGAAAAAAAGGCCACCTTTAGCCTATTTACATGGTCATGTACATACGAACTGGGTCAAATATCCGGATCCAGAAAAACCATACTATGTGATCAATTCAGCATCCAGTACCAGAATTTCAGACAAAAGACACCAAAGCGGTTTCCATCTGATGGAATGGAACGAAACGCAAATTAATATCAAAAGATTCACTTTTTCTAATGAAGAAGGTGAATTCACTGAAACACAAACGATCTCATACCAAGAAAAGGAAACAAATGGCCGGTAA
- a CDS encoding lipoyl domain-containing protein — translation MASKTEDFELITPDLGDTDKIELVRWNFRLGDRIDEGSEVCELVTDKASFPMESPISGILARIDREKGSIIKKGEILGMIRRKVSE, via the coding sequence ATGGCATCAAAAACCGAAGATTTCGAACTGATTACTCCAGACCTGGGAGATACCGACAAAATCGAACTAGTTCGATGGAATTTTCGGTTGGGAGACAGGATCGATGAAGGATCGGAAGTCTGCGAATTAGTCACGGACAAGGCTTCCTTTCCAATGGAATCTCCGATTAGCGGAATACTAGCGAGAATCGACAGAGAGAAAGGTTCCATCATCAAAAAAGGAGAAATTTTGGGAATGATCCGGAGGAAAGTTTCCGAGTGA
- the hslU gene encoding ATP-dependent protease ATPase subunit HslU has product MSEFLPSSGETKVGDDELTPRQIVSKLDEHIIGQKNAKKAVAIALRNRTRRRKLDPELREEIYPKNIIMIGPTGVGKTEIARRLSKLCGAPFLKVESTKFTEVGYVGRDVESIIRDLAMVSLNLVKQEFRKEVEAKAKERAEEALLDILLPFPAKTSIADPHPPSIGFSTTEADEEREKRFLETRETMRKKLKSGKLNEQIIEIDIPQAGPQGLPMLQVFGAGNMEDLDNHIQNVLGDLMPKKQKKRKLPIPEALKVLEEAEAEKLLDPDKLQREAQKRVEEMGIVFLDEIDKIASREGRAGADVSREGVQRDLLPIVEGATVNTKIGPIVTDHILFIAAGAFHMSKPSDLIPELQGRFPIRVELEKLSMDDFEKILTAPRSSLVKQYQALLETDGIKIEFAPDGIKEIAKIAYDMNEKHENIGARRLNTIMERLLEDLSFEGPDLPENQRSLTIDKNAVESKLKGIVEDKDLSRYIL; this is encoded by the coding sequence ATGAGCGAATTCCTTCCCTCAAGCGGTGAGACCAAAGTAGGGGATGATGAACTCACTCCTAGACAGATCGTTTCAAAACTAGACGAACATATCATAGGACAAAAAAACGCCAAAAAAGCCGTGGCAATCGCTCTTCGCAATAGGACTAGACGCAGAAAACTAGATCCGGAACTAAGAGAAGAAATTTATCCGAAGAACATCATAATGATCGGCCCCACAGGAGTGGGAAAAACAGAGATCGCAAGAAGACTCTCCAAACTATGCGGTGCACCTTTCTTAAAAGTAGAAAGTACAAAATTTACGGAAGTAGGTTATGTAGGCCGCGACGTGGAAAGTATTATCCGAGATCTTGCAATGGTTTCTTTAAACCTAGTTAAACAAGAATTCAGAAAAGAAGTAGAAGCTAAAGCAAAGGAAAGAGCGGAAGAAGCGCTGTTGGATATCCTACTTCCTTTCCCGGCCAAAACTTCTATAGCAGATCCTCATCCACCTTCCATCGGATTTTCCACGACCGAAGCAGATGAAGAGAGAGAAAAAAGATTTTTAGAAACCCGAGAGACTATGAGAAAGAAGCTTAAGTCCGGGAAACTAAACGAACAAATTATAGAGATAGATATTCCTCAAGCAGGTCCACAAGGGCTTCCAATGCTACAAGTATTTGGCGCCGGAAATATGGAAGATCTAGACAATCATATCCAAAATGTTTTGGGCGATCTAATGCCTAAAAAACAAAAAAAGAGAAAATTACCGATCCCTGAAGCTCTCAAAGTTTTAGAAGAAGCAGAAGCAGAAAAACTTTTAGATCCAGACAAGTTACAAAGAGAAGCCCAAAAACGAGTCGAAGAAATGGGCATAGTATTCTTAGACGAGATAGACAAGATCGCAAGTAGAGAAGGAAGAGCAGGAGCTGATGTTTCGCGAGAAGGAGTACAAAGAGACTTACTTCCAATCGTAGAAGGTGCAACTGTAAACACGAAGATCGGCCCGATCGTAACGGATCATATTCTGTTTATCGCGGCAGGTGCATTTCATATGTCTAAACCTTCTGATCTTATTCCTGAGTTGCAGGGACGTTTTCCAATCAGGGTAGAACTAGAAAAATTATCCATGGATGATTTCGAAAAGATCTTAACTGCTCCTAGATCTTCTTTAGTAAAACAATACCAAGCATTACTCGAAACAGATGGTATTAAAATTGAATTTGCGCCGGACGGGATCAAAGAGATCGCAAAGATCGCTTATGACATGAACGAAAAACATGAGAATATAGGCGCGCGTAGATTAAACACCATCATGGAAAGACTATTAGAAGATCTAAGCTTCGAAGGTCCGGATCTACCGGAAAACCAAAGAAGCCTCACCATAGATAAAAACGCTGTCGAATCCAAACTAAAAGGGATCGTAGAAGATAAAGACCTAAGTCGTTATATTCTTTAA
- the hslV gene encoding ATP-dependent protease subunit HslV → MQDSINPNKIHATTILCVRKGGKVAIAGDGQVSFGNTVMKNTAKKVRKLYSDKIVSGFAGSAADAFTLFELFEKKIHEFGGSLSRSAVELAREWRSDRALRRLEAMLIVADKDESFLVSGTGDVISPDDGILAIGSGGNYALSAARALYNHTDLEPSQIVKEAMNIAADICIYTNHNIIVEEIGQ, encoded by the coding sequence ATGCAAGACTCGATAAATCCAAATAAAATACATGCAACTACGATACTCTGCGTTCGCAAAGGCGGAAAAGTAGCGATCGCAGGCGACGGACAAGTTTCTTTCGGAAACACCGTCATGAAAAACACCGCTAAAAAAGTCCGTAAACTTTACTCTGACAAAATTGTATCCGGTTTTGCGGGATCCGCAGCAGATGCATTCACCTTATTCGAACTATTCGAAAAGAAAATTCATGAGTTCGGAGGAAGTCTTTCCAGATCCGCGGTCGAACTTGCAAGAGAATGGAGATCCGATAGAGCGCTTCGAAGACTAGAAGCGATGCTGATCGTAGCCGATAAGGACGAATCTTTTTTAGTTTCCGGAACAGGAGATGTAATTTCTCCGGACGATGGAATTTTAGCAATAGGGTCCGGCGGAAATTATGCACTCTCCGCGGCCAGAGCGTTATATAATCATACCGACTTGGAACCTTCTCAAATAGTAAAGGAAGCCATGAACATAGCTGCAGATATTTGTATATACACGAATCATAATATAATTGTAGAGGAAATCGGACAATGA
- a CDS encoding tyrosine recombinase XerC, with product MSEYAVKLPQFPSEILNSAASRFYEYLRVEKNYSQNTLNAYLLDLKSFFEFCLQEQIEIYQLESVDVRSYFAFLSKNQGLDRRTQSRKLSSLRTFYKVLLKDNLVPGNPILSVSFPKTRKQVPKNFRIEETESILEYEYENENASEILNVRDKAILEVLYSSGLRVFELVDATLVQLSADHTILKVLGKRRKERYVYLGKEAIQSLNEYLDVRPRFRPRSDEIFLNQKGNKLTTRGVRYILNERRKRMGWDKPITPHKFRHTFATDLLDAGADIRAVQELLGHSSLSTTQVYLSVSKEKIKEVYRKAHPHARLDKSK from the coding sequence GTGAGCGAATACGCGGTCAAACTTCCCCAATTTCCATCTGAAATCCTGAATTCTGCCGCATCTCGTTTTTACGAATATCTAAGAGTGGAAAAAAATTATTCCCAAAACACTCTTAATGCTTATCTCCTGGACTTGAAATCATTCTTCGAATTCTGCCTACAAGAACAGATCGAAATTTACCAATTAGAATCTGTGGATGTTCGTTCTTATTTCGCATTCCTTTCCAAAAACCAAGGTTTAGACAGAAGGACCCAGAGCAGAAAACTCTCCAGCCTTAGAACATTCTACAAAGTATTATTAAAAGATAATTTGGTTCCTGGAAACCCGATCCTTTCCGTTAGTTTTCCCAAAACAAGGAAACAGGTCCCTAAAAATTTCAGGATAGAAGAAACCGAAAGTATTTTAGAATACGAATATGAGAATGAAAACGCATCCGAAATTCTCAATGTCAGAGATAAAGCAATCTTGGAAGTTCTGTATTCGTCAGGACTCAGGGTTTTCGAGTTAGTCGATGCGACTTTAGTGCAATTATCTGCAGATCATACTATCTTAAAAGTCCTTGGTAAAAGAAGAAAAGAAAGATACGTATATTTAGGAAAAGAAGCAATCCAAAGTTTGAATGAATACTTGGATGTGCGCCCTAGATTTCGCCCCAGATCCGATGAAATTTTTCTGAATCAAAAGGGAAATAAACTGACGACCAGAGGGGTTCGGTATATTTTGAACGAGAGAAGGAAAAGAATGGGATGGGACAAACCCATTACCCCCCATAAATTCCGTCACACGTTTGCAACGGACTTACTCGATGCCGGCGCCGATATCCGCGCAGTCCAAGAGCTTTTGGGACATTCCTCTCTATCCACCACCCAGGTTTACCTGAGCGTGAGTAAGGAAAAGATCAAAGAGGTCTACCGTAAGGCTCACCCACATGCAAGACTCGATAAATCCAAATAA
- the pth gene encoding aminoacyl-tRNA hydrolase has product MANLKLMIVGLGNPGQKYERNRHNIGFLVLDDLVKDWGVDMNHSSKEAKGKMDKDGVSYYFLKPLEYMNLSGKAVSELSRKNGIPPENILVIHDEVDFPFSKLKFKQSGGNGGHNGIKDISEKLGSPDFFRLRFGVGKPGDSALTAGHVLSNFSQEEMSKLPELFDQAKQKIKDWVRERQIIFSKASDK; this is encoded by the coding sequence ATGGCAAACTTAAAACTGATGATCGTAGGTCTGGGCAATCCCGGCCAAAAATACGAAAGAAACCGTCACAATATTGGCTTTTTGGTCTTGGACGATCTTGTGAAGGACTGGGGAGTGGACATGAATCATTCTTCCAAAGAGGCAAAAGGAAAAATGGACAAGGACGGAGTTTCTTATTATTTTCTAAAACCTTTGGAATACATGAATCTTTCCGGAAAAGCAGTCTCCGAACTCTCCCGTAAAAATGGGATCCCACCCGAGAACATCCTAGTCATTCACGACGAAGTAGACTTTCCATTCTCCAAACTCAAATTTAAACAGAGTGGCGGGAACGGAGGTCATAATGGGATCAAAGACATCTCGGAAAAATTAGGATCGCCTGATTTTTTCAGACTCAGATTCGGGGTAGGAAAACCGGGAGACAGTGCACTCACAGCAGGACATGTTCTATCTAATTTTAGCCAGGAAGAAATGAGTAAATTGCCCGAATTATTCGACCAGGCAAAACAAAAAATCAAGGATTGGGTCCGGGAAAGACAGATCATTTTTTCGAAAGCCTCCGATAAATAA
- the cimA gene encoding (R)-citramalate synthase CimA, with protein sequence MGNTRPKVQILDVTLRDGEQTRGVSFSASEKLNIAKFLLQNLKVDRVEIASARVSQGELESVRGIMSWAASEGLEKRIEILGFVDSHKSVDWILASGAKTLNLLTKGSLKHLEGQLKKTPKEHFEEVSETIHYAKKNGLEVNIYLEDWSNGYLNSKEYVLDFVSHLSKEPLGKIFLPDTLGVLSPDETFSGISLLTQKHPELHFEFHGHNDYDLSVANCLFAVKAGVKGLHVSVNGLGERAGNSPLEAVITALHDKVGVCTDVDEKSISEASRLVEVFSGKRISANRPVVGEDVFTQTAGVHADGDKKGNLYANPILPERFGRKRSYALGKLAGKASISENLKQLGLVLSPEIEKKVLEKVIELGDQNKNITPEDLPFIIADVSGNSSVQAIKITGCKINSGIGIRPKASIELEYHGTKYSEEGEGDGGYDAFMSALNSIASKAGLSIPRLVDYEVRIPPGGKTDALVETMITWNKALENHEEENFKTMGIHCDQTVAAVLATEKMLNLILPTWQT encoded by the coding sequence ATGGGAAACACAAGACCTAAAGTCCAAATCCTGGATGTAACTCTCAGAGATGGAGAGCAAACCAGAGGTGTAAGTTTCTCCGCTTCCGAAAAACTAAATATCGCAAAATTTCTATTACAAAATCTGAAAGTAGATAGAGTAGAGATCGCATCCGCTCGGGTATCTCAAGGTGAATTGGAAAGTGTTCGTGGGATCATGTCCTGGGCAGCTTCCGAAGGCTTAGAAAAACGGATAGAGATCCTGGGATTCGTAGATTCTCACAAGAGTGTGGATTGGATCCTTGCTTCCGGGGCTAAAACCTTAAATCTACTCACAAAAGGTTCCCTTAAACATTTAGAGGGACAGCTCAAAAAAACTCCAAAAGAACATTTTGAAGAAGTATCCGAAACCATTCATTACGCTAAGAAGAATGGCCTGGAAGTGAATATATACTTGGAAGACTGGTCCAATGGATATTTAAACAGCAAAGAATATGTTCTGGATTTTGTTTCTCATCTTTCCAAAGAACCATTAGGAAAAATTTTCTTACCTGATACATTGGGAGTTCTTTCTCCTGACGAAACATTTTCAGGGATTTCTCTTCTAACCCAAAAACATCCGGAGCTACATTTCGAATTCCATGGACATAACGATTATGATCTTTCCGTAGCAAACTGTTTATTCGCAGTCAAGGCAGGAGTAAAAGGATTACACGTTAGCGTAAATGGATTAGGAGAAAGAGCAGGAAATTCTCCACTCGAAGCAGTGATCACCGCACTTCACGATAAAGTGGGTGTATGCACAGATGTGGACGAAAAATCAATCTCTGAAGCAAGCAGACTAGTGGAAGTTTTCAGCGGAAAAAGGATCTCTGCCAACCGTCCAGTAGTGGGAGAAGATGTGTTCACCCAGACTGCAGGAGTCCACGCCGACGGAGATAAAAAAGGGAATTTATACGCAAATCCAATCCTGCCGGAACGTTTCGGAAGAAAAAGAAGTTACGCTTTAGGGAAACTTGCAGGAAAAGCAAGCATATCCGAAAATCTAAAACAACTTGGCCTTGTACTTTCTCCTGAAATCGAAAAAAAGGTTTTGGAAAAAGTAATAGAGCTTGGGGACCAAAACAAAAATATCACACCGGAAGACTTGCCATTTATCATTGCAGATGTTTCCGGAAATTCAAGCGTACAAGCGATCAAGATCACTGGATGTAAAATTAACTCAGGGATCGGGATCCGTCCAAAAGCAAGTATAGAATTAGAATATCATGGTACAAAATATTCCGAAGAAGGTGAAGGCGACGGTGGTTACGACGCTTTCATGTCTGCTCTGAATAGTATCGCTTCCAAAGCTGGCCTTTCTATTCCAAGACTAGTAGATTATGAAGTTCGGATTCCTCCCGGTGGAAAAACGGACGCACTCGTAGAAACAATGATTACCTGGAACAAAGCGCTGGAAAACCATGAAGAAGAAAATTTCAAAACCATGGGGATCCATTGCGATCAAACAGTGGCTGCTGTTTTAGCTACAGAAAAAATGCTGAACTTAATTCTTCCTACATGGCAAACTTAA
- a CDS encoding Smr/MutS family protein yields the protein MARGKHSDGNRKGPKSIYIRKMRYEEAYRLLDREIQAAFMKGETLVEVVHGIGEGILKKMTDDYIRAHSFLKILEDGGLHLANNPGSTLVEIMGPSSEDLKKYLK from the coding sequence ATGGCGAGAGGGAAACATTCTGACGGGAACCGAAAAGGTCCCAAGTCGATTTATATCCGCAAAATGAGATATGAAGAGGCGTATCGGCTTTTGGACCGGGAAATCCAAGCCGCATTCATGAAAGGGGAAACCCTGGTAGAAGTTGTACACGGGATAGGCGAGGGAATTTTGAAAAAAATGACCGACGACTATATCCGAGCACATTCCTTTCTGAAAATTTTAGAAGATGGGGGACTTCACCTGGCAAATAACCCAGGTTCCACACTTGTGGAGATCATGGGCCCATCCTCGGAAGATCTAAAAAAGTATTTAAAATAA
- a CDS encoding phosphatase domain-containing protein, whose product MTEETERKISKNTEKRRAAICGGTLGRENRYYIRGQVVDISVSEEMMDPKKWDLLTGLFQGQEKEITPFLDYGLESVRKPILLAEIVDQSGKVLHRSPEIRGDESGFFFHEFTFPLAPGNYTFHIHFLKPDSYRQFGKDLAYLNTPGKHELVSQSLIGMGALRILSEEYTGIVTTSDIDQTYLATDIHSNKGKISTLFETPEQKLPLPGMPTLFKELREATSDSPLCFISASPHFFRRTLLSTFRTQGVKTESLHLKYLEGTLKGMVDKFWDTLSHPTRFLTEGLWGAVERVRKFAGSSFQSLFDQLAYKLTILLRDRIYLPTNSKEILLGDNTESDYLIFILYQFILTGALQGKELEDYLYKLNFLGRDAITRDNAKLIRELAEENRRIHGDINPVQLVLVNKTELGPPSEEMKWNVRSALPTGLDPWKMEGIEPYIPTDGALGFALVMVERDILDLSSVLKISGDMAGQWFEGKVIEPNVLLELAKKLELPVETDPIHKKFVKTLKEVLEA is encoded by the coding sequence GTGACGGAAGAAACAGAACGCAAAATTTCCAAGAATACGGAAAAACGTAGGGCCGCAATTTGCGGAGGAACTCTCGGAAGAGAAAACCGTTATTATATCCGAGGACAGGTAGTAGATATCTCCGTCAGCGAAGAAATGATGGATCCTAAAAAATGGGACCTTCTCACAGGCTTATTCCAAGGACAAGAAAAAGAGATCACTCCATTCTTAGACTACGGACTCGAGTCAGTGCGTAAGCCTATCCTTCTCGCTGAAATTGTGGATCAGTCTGGAAAAGTGTTACATCGTTCTCCTGAAATCAGAGGAGACGAAAGTGGATTTTTCTTTCATGAGTTTACTTTTCCTTTGGCTCCGGGAAATTATACGTTCCATATTCATTTTCTAAAACCGGACTCTTATAGACAGTTTGGAAAGGACTTGGCCTATTTAAACACTCCCGGCAAACATGAGTTAGTCTCCCAGAGCCTGATCGGAATGGGTGCATTACGTATTTTATCCGAAGAATATACCGGGATCGTAACGACTTCCGATATTGATCAGACCTATCTTGCCACCGACATTCATTCCAATAAGGGAAAAATTTCCACATTATTCGAAACACCTGAGCAGAAGTTGCCTTTGCCAGGTATGCCTACTTTATTTAAGGAATTGAGAGAGGCTACGTCGGATTCTCCACTTTGTTTTATTTCTGCGAGTCCCCATTTTTTCAGAAGAACCTTGCTTTCTACATTCAGGACACAAGGTGTTAAAACAGAATCACTTCACTTAAAGTATCTGGAAGGCACTTTGAAAGGAATGGTGGATAAGTTTTGGGACACTCTTTCTCATCCTACTAGATTTTTGACGGAAGGTCTTTGGGGAGCTGTGGAAAGAGTTCGTAAATTTGCAGGATCTTCTTTTCAAAGTTTATTTGATCAATTGGCATATAAACTTACGATCCTTCTCCGAGATAGGATCTATCTTCCTACGAATTCCAAGGAGATCTTACTCGGAGATAATACTGAAAGTGATTATCTGATCTTTATACTCTACCAGTTTATTCTAACCGGGGCATTACAAGGCAAAGAATTAGAGGATTACCTATACAAGCTGAACTTTCTCGGAAGAGATGCGATTACTAGAGATAACGCAAAACTTATCAGAGAACTCGCAGAAGAAAATCGCAGGATCCACGGAGATATCAATCCGGTTCAATTGGTTTTGGTAAATAAAACGGAACTTGGTCCTCCTTCTGAAGAAATGAAATGGAATGTGAGAAGCGCTCTTCCTACCGGCTTAGATCCTTGGAAAATGGAAGGAATTGAACCTTATATTCCTACGGATGGAGCACTGGGTTTCGCACTTGTAATGGTAGAACGGGATATTTTGGATCTTTCTTCCGTTTTGAAAATTTCAGGGGATATGGCAGGACAATGGTTCGAAGGAAAGGTAATAGAGCCAAATGTTCTATTGGAACTTGCTAAAAAATTAGAACTTCCAGTAGAAACCGATCCTATTCATAAAAAGTTTGTAAAAACTTTAAAAGAAGTATTGGAAGCCTAG
- a CDS encoding DedA family protein: protein MQFAGFDFYIQTLLDWVSGLPSALVWFFFAFSNFTENVFPPWPGDTVTAFGGFLLARGALSFWELVSSTLIGNLAGAWVMYAFGHKLLEWLKNKNFPFKSELYNEESIQKTLDWFSRNGVVVVIFSRFSAGIRFFVSIVAGMVDMKPILFFSAFTLAVTIWCGILIYGGFYLGSHWEKVLEFLALYNKIFTGFFVTAVIGFIIYKKFFEKRKEA from the coding sequence ATGCAATTCGCCGGATTCGATTTTTATATCCAAACTCTATTGGATTGGGTATCTGGTCTGCCCAGCGCCCTTGTCTGGTTTTTTTTCGCATTTTCCAATTTTACCGAAAACGTTTTTCCACCTTGGCCAGGAGATACGGTTACTGCATTTGGAGGATTTTTACTCGCAAGAGGTGCCTTAAGTTTTTGGGAACTGGTCTCAAGCACTCTGATTGGAAATCTAGCAGGCGCATGGGTCATGTATGCATTCGGCCATAAACTTTTGGAGTGGCTGAAGAATAAGAACTTCCCATTCAAATCGGAATTATACAACGAAGAATCCATCCAAAAAACCTTAGATTGGTTTTCTAGAAATGGAGTAGTCGTAGTGATCTTTTCCAGATTCTCTGCGGGGATCCGTTTCTTTGTTTCTATAGTTGCAGGAATGGTGGATATGAAGCCGATCTTATTCTTCTCTGCATTCACATTAGCAGTTACTATTTGGTGTGGGATATTGATTTACGGGGGATTTTATCTAGGATCTCATTGGGAGAAGGTCCTGGAATTTTTAGCTCTATATAATAAAATTTTTACAGGCTTCTTCGTGACAGCAGTTATCGGATTTATAATCTATAAAAAGTTTTTTGAAAAGAGAAAGGAAGCCTAG